From a region of the Candidatus Jettenia caeni genome:
- a CDS encoding DNA-cytosine methyltransferase, with the protein MEIPIIDIFAGPGGLGEGFSALLHSETKRRVFKIVLSVEKDEYAHQTLTLRSFFRQFASGEVPSDYYEFVKGNISLAELYKKWPVQAGKAKAEVWLAELGDGKEFVSNKTVDEKIKEALSGRKDWLLIGCPPCQAYSVVGRSRRQEKILDEKKDERVGLYKQYLRILAIHNPAVFVMENVKGLLSAKTQESPVLSKILSDLADPVKAYLSEYRNNGIKLDCPGYRIYSLVAEPVSFDANDNPVFRQEDFIIYSEKYGIPQTRHRVILLGIRNDIDHKPGILKTQKEIPVSSVLSGLPKLRSTLSKARDNGETWKASVKKILSKGVLSDIDEEVKQETVRQLDKIALHQKESGGEYLPYTKTGTGYCLDWYLDEKLDGVCNHVSRGHMESDLLRYFFASCFAKVKKRSPKLEDFPFALLPAHKNVQAGIEGKKFADRFRVQLWDSPCKTITSHISKDGHYYIHPDPTQCRSFTVREAARIQTFPDNYYFRGQRASQFIQVGNAYN; encoded by the coding sequence ATGGAAATACCAATCATTGACATATTTGCCGGCCCGGGCGGACTTGGTGAAGGATTCAGTGCTTTACTTCATTCGGAAACAAAACGCAGAGTATTCAAAATAGTACTTTCAGTCGAAAAAGACGAGTACGCCCATCAAACCCTGACTCTGAGAAGCTTTTTTCGTCAGTTTGCCTCCGGAGAAGTTCCTTCGGACTACTATGAATTTGTTAAAGGAAATATTTCCCTGGCGGAACTCTATAAAAAATGGCCGGTACAGGCCGGAAAAGCAAAGGCTGAAGTATGGCTTGCTGAATTGGGAGATGGCAAAGAGTTCGTATCCAATAAAACAGTGGACGAAAAAATTAAAGAGGCTCTCAGTGGCAGAAAAGATTGGCTATTGATTGGATGCCCGCCATGCCAGGCTTATTCTGTTGTTGGCCGATCAAGAAGGCAGGAAAAAATTCTTGATGAGAAAAAAGACGAGCGTGTCGGGCTGTACAAGCAATACCTGAGAATCCTTGCGATACACAACCCCGCAGTATTTGTAATGGAAAACGTAAAAGGATTGCTTTCTGCCAAAACGCAGGAAAGTCCGGTACTCTCCAAAATACTCAGTGACCTTGCTGATCCGGTAAAAGCTTATCTTTCTGAATACAGAAACAATGGAATTAAGTTAGACTGTCCGGGATACCGGATATATTCCCTTGTGGCTGAACCTGTATCCTTTGATGCCAATGACAATCCCGTTTTCAGGCAGGAGGATTTTATTATTTACTCTGAGAAATATGGTATTCCACAAACCCGGCACAGGGTAATACTTTTGGGCATACGGAATGATATTGACCACAAGCCGGGAATACTTAAAACGCAGAAAGAGATTCCTGTTTCATCTGTACTTAGCGGATTGCCCAAGCTCAGAAGTACGCTCTCCAAAGCAAGAGATAACGGAGAAACATGGAAAGCATCTGTGAAGAAAATACTGTCAAAAGGTGTGTTGTCTGACATTGACGAAGAAGTGAAACAGGAAACTGTAAGGCAACTTGATAAAATAGCCCTGCATCAAAAAGAATCAGGCGGAGAGTATTTACCATACACAAAAACTGGAACCGGATACTGCCTGGACTGGTATCTGGATGAGAAGCTTGATGGAGTATGTAACCATGTTTCAAGAGGCCACATGGAAAGTGATTTGCTCCGGTATTTTTTTGCATCCTGCTTTGCGAAAGTAAAAAAACGATCTCCCAAACTGGAAGATTTTCCGTTTGCCTTACTGCCCGCTCACAAAAATGTGCAGGCCGGGATTGAAGGCAAGAAGTTTGCGGACAGGTTCCGGGTTCAGCTATGGGACAGTCCATGTAAAACTATTACCAGCCATATTTCAAAAGACGGTCATTATTATATCCATCCTGACCCGACACAATGCAGAAGTTTTACCGTGAGGGAAGCAGCCAGAATCCAGACCTTTCCGGACAATTACTATTTCCGCGGGCAGAGAGCTTCGCAGTTCATTCAGGTGGGAAATGCGTACAATTGA
- a CDS encoding hypothetical phage protein has protein sequence MFENEELIKFYTDIQEEIKFSLLTEEEGANPEQIFTDVALTMLSDAGETENYRICYDEKLSKRGVEHKLNAYALSENYETLDLFITIYNVDSKIETIAKADADKALTKLSKFFHNSFNKLYVNEIEESSEIFDLANTLSNLPEIQENLVRINAFLITNHEFKTDYKTSKKVAGYPIFYRVIDINYLFNLSEKSRIPIEIDFQKLSIPLLCISSNVELEGYQSYLSIIPGTVLAHIYESYGLRLLEQNVRSSLQFTGKINQGIRNTILTEPHMFLAFNNGIAATAEEVRCIDLPDGQGKAISFIKDFQIVNGGQTTAAIYHASKKYNAKITDIYVQMKLTTIKNTDKFAETVGRIAEYANTQNKVSVSDLSSNKESLIMLEHLSRTIWAPPKTGESVQTRWFFERARGQYKNERIRQGFTPSKRKSFDLKNPRNQMFTKEQLAKYINSYQEIYKNNKLLVGPHHVVLGSQKNYAQFLLHNFPEKPDEIYFQDTVSKAIIFKTAEKVYGVSPDSIGDMRYITVPYSIAWLTQKISNKLDLYFIWKNQSLSDDFNNLLYDLMSQADRFIRENAPGALYGEWAKKKECWLVVKDQAFDVDLALINKYLKKEESDSIHSGDQQNIDTLLRQKKLQEIKELGAENWKTIFLWCKNNDSFPLFYTNLAHTIGRKLRDSITLTHREICGGSMLLEEIAKKSSLLQDIYEM, from the coding sequence ATGTTTGAAAACGAGGAGCTGATCAAATTTTACACTGATATTCAGGAAGAAATAAAATTTTCTTTATTAACAGAAGAAGAGGGAGCCAACCCGGAACAAATTTTTACTGATGTTGCATTAACGATGCTATCGGATGCAGGTGAAACTGAAAATTACAGAATATGTTATGATGAAAAATTAAGTAAAAGAGGAGTAGAACATAAATTAAATGCTTATGCTCTCTCCGAAAATTATGAGACTCTGGATCTTTTCATAACAATTTATAATGTGGATTCAAAGATTGAAACAATTGCAAAAGCAGATGCAGATAAGGCATTGACTAAATTATCAAAATTTTTTCACAATTCATTCAACAAATTATATGTAAATGAAATAGAGGAGAGTTCTGAAATATTTGATCTGGCAAATACACTTTCAAACCTTCCTGAGATTCAAGAAAACCTCGTCAGAATCAATGCTTTTCTTATTACCAATCATGAATTTAAAACTGATTATAAAACTTCTAAGAAAGTTGCAGGATATCCGATATTTTATCGGGTAATTGATATTAACTATCTTTTCAATTTGTCTGAGAAATCAAGAATTCCCATTGAAATAGATTTTCAGAAATTGAGTATTCCTCTACTCTGTATAAGCAGCAATGTTGAACTGGAAGGTTATCAGTCATACCTCTCCATAATTCCGGGTACTGTTTTGGCTCATATTTATGAATCGTATGGCTTAAGGCTATTGGAACAAAATGTCCGTTCATCTCTACAGTTTACGGGTAAAATAAATCAAGGAATAAGAAATACTATTTTAACTGAACCTCATATGTTTCTTGCATTTAATAATGGTATTGCAGCCACAGCAGAAGAAGTCAGATGCATTGATCTGCCAGATGGTCAAGGTAAAGCAATTTCTTTTATTAAAGATTTTCAGATTGTAAATGGTGGACAGACTACTGCGGCAATTTATCATGCCTCGAAAAAATACAATGCAAAAATCACTGATATTTACGTTCAGATGAAACTTACAACAATAAAAAATACTGATAAATTTGCTGAAACAGTCGGGAGAATTGCTGAATACGCAAATACGCAAAACAAGGTATCAGTTTCAGACTTAAGCTCAAATAAAGAAAGTCTTATTATGCTTGAGCACCTTTCCAGAACGATCTGGGCGCCACCCAAAACAGGTGAATCGGTACAGACCAGATGGTTTTTCGAAAGGGCCAGAGGACAATACAAAAATGAGCGAATCAGACAAGGCTTTACACCTTCGAAACGTAAATCTTTTGATTTAAAAAATCCAAGAAACCAAATGTTTACAAAGGAGCAGTTAGCCAAATACATTAACAGTTATCAGGAAATATACAAAAATAATAAATTACTTGTTGGTCCACATCATGTTGTTCTCGGCAGTCAAAAAAATTATGCTCAGTTTTTACTGCACAATTTCCCGGAAAAACCAGATGAAATTTATTTTCAGGATACCGTATCTAAAGCAATCATCTTTAAAACAGCAGAAAAGGTATATGGTGTAAGTCCGGATTCTATTGGAGACATGAGATATATCACTGTCCCTTATTCGATTGCTTGGTTAACTCAAAAAATATCAAATAAACTGGATTTATACTTTATCTGGAAAAACCAATCTCTATCAGATGATTTCAACAATCTGCTTTATGATTTGATGTCTCAGGCAGACAGATTTATAAGAGAAAATGCACCCGGTGCATTGTACGGTGAATGGGCCAAGAAAAAAGAATGCTGGCTTGTAGTCAAAGATCAGGCCTTCGATGTAGATTTAGCTCTGATTAACAAATATTTAAAAAAAGAGGAAAGTGATTCAATCCACAGTGGTGATCAACAAAATATTGATACGTTATTAAGGCAGAAAAAATTACAAGAAATCAAAGAGCTTGGTGCGGAAAACTGGAAAACAATTTTTTTATGGTGCAAAAACAATGATTCCTTTCCATTGTTTTATACAAATTTGGCACACACTATAGGTCGAAAGCTACGCGATTCGATTACTCTGACACACAGAGAAATCTGTGGTGGATCGATGCTGCTTGAAGAAATAGCAAAGAAAAGCAGTTTGTTACAGGATATTTATGAAATGTAA
- a CDS encoding primosomal protein N', which translates to MLSKNQFVSPNQQLDTSYAEVVINIPLNRVFHYNIPPGLKENLTTGMRVKIPFSNKIVTGICVGFANTPLPYTMKDIISVLDTAPLIDNGMLQVTQWLSSHYCCGWGEAIYAVIPPVVRSRVKEKWNIFIKGADHIPMLDHTTLSEIKTRAPKQARALEILREFSGEISAKELSRISGCQMQGLRQLEKKGLIIVKRKLLEAENPPVDIALLQQHLTFTQEQQDAFDKINKKLTQPMPGVILLHGITGSGKTEIYLQTMSKVIGQNRKVIFLVPEISLTSQTIERIRARFNHVAVLHSHLLGTFHHSQWNDIKENKIDIVIGARSSIFAPLKNIGLIILDEEHENTYKQENAPRYHARDIAILRATYENALVILGSATPSLESYYRASCGDYEKIVLPKRIGDRQLPSVEIVDMREEVCKRKRYRIISQRLEYYMNQTLARNEQVILFLNRRGFAPYIHCKRCGFVLKCHQCDIPVTFHKKLHITLCHYCHAEATPPESCPDCLASHINYRGFGTEKIEDEIIAKFPHYKIIRMDSDSMRVRGAHEKALTAFERGEIQILLGTQMIAKGLDFPNVTLVGVISADTVLNLPDFRASERTFQLISQVAGRTGRGPKGGRVVVQSFNPQHYSITYAAAHDYDGFAEKELGYRKPLNYPPFGKLTRIVFRSPNEEKVKEKASLVANTLKEMVKANGNCLEILGPSPTPLTKINNMFRWHLLLKAQNYDSIHHTLQGIADMLKSSKGVQAMVDVDPYMML; encoded by the coding sequence ATGCTATCAAAAAATCAATTCGTATCCCCAAATCAGCAGTTAGATACATCATATGCAGAAGTAGTTATCAATATTCCCCTAAACAGGGTATTTCATTACAATATACCTCCGGGTCTCAAAGAAAATCTCACCACAGGTATGCGGGTAAAAATACCTTTTAGTAATAAAATAGTTACCGGTATTTGTGTCGGGTTTGCTAATACCCCTCTTCCTTACACTATGAAAGATATCATAAGCGTGCTGGATACAGCTCCGCTCATTGATAATGGCATGCTTCAGGTCACTCAATGGTTATCATCCCATTATTGCTGTGGATGGGGAGAAGCTATATATGCTGTTATCCCGCCCGTTGTACGGAGCAGGGTAAAAGAGAAATGGAATATCTTTATTAAAGGCGCCGATCATATCCCAATGCTTGACCATACAACCCTCTCAGAAATAAAGACACGTGCGCCGAAACAGGCCAGGGCGTTGGAAATTCTCAGAGAATTCTCAGGTGAAATAAGCGCTAAAGAACTGAGCCGTATCAGCGGCTGTCAAATGCAGGGCCTTCGCCAACTGGAGAAAAAAGGCCTTATTATTGTGAAAAGAAAACTCCTGGAGGCAGAAAATCCACCCGTTGATATTGCCTTATTGCAGCAACATTTAACTTTCACCCAGGAACAGCAGGATGCATTCGATAAAATTAACAAAAAGCTCACACAGCCCATGCCAGGTGTTATCCTGCTTCATGGTATTACCGGAAGTGGAAAGACAGAAATCTATCTTCAAACTATGAGTAAAGTAATTGGACAAAATCGCAAAGTTATATTCCTGGTTCCCGAAATATCTCTTACTTCTCAGACCATCGAAAGAATAAGGGCGCGGTTTAACCATGTAGCTGTGCTGCACAGCCATCTTCTGGGAACCTTTCATCATTCGCAATGGAATGATATTAAAGAAAATAAGATAGATATCGTAATTGGCGCACGGTCGTCCATATTTGCCCCTTTAAAAAATATCGGACTCATTATTCTTGACGAAGAGCATGAGAACACCTATAAGCAGGAAAACGCTCCGCGCTATCATGCAAGGGATATTGCGATTCTCAGAGCAACCTATGAAAATGCCTTAGTAATACTGGGATCAGCCACCCCTTCTCTTGAGAGTTATTATCGTGCATCATGTGGAGATTATGAGAAAATTGTTCTTCCCAAGAGAATTGGAGATCGACAACTTCCTTCTGTCGAGATTGTAGACATGCGTGAAGAAGTTTGTAAACGCAAAAGGTATCGTATTATTTCCCAACGGCTGGAATATTATATGAACCAGACCCTGGCAAGGAATGAGCAGGTAATCCTGTTTCTGAATCGCAGAGGATTTGCACCATATATCCATTGTAAACGGTGTGGATTTGTATTAAAATGCCACCAATGTGATATTCCTGTAACTTTTCATAAAAAGTTACATATCACCCTATGCCATTATTGTCATGCAGAAGCAACCCCGCCGGAGTCATGTCCGGATTGCCTGGCCAGCCACATAAACTATCGGGGTTTTGGGACAGAAAAAATTGAGGATGAGATTATAGCGAAATTCCCTCATTATAAAATCATACGGATGGATAGTGACTCCATGCGTGTGCGGGGCGCACACGAAAAGGCTTTAACCGCATTTGAACGGGGAGAAATTCAAATATTACTCGGTACACAGATGATAGCAAAAGGGTTAGACTTTCCCAATGTCACCTTAGTCGGTGTAATCTCGGCAGATACGGTACTCAACCTGCCCGATTTCCGGGCAAGTGAACGGACTTTTCAACTTATCTCACAAGTTGCCGGCCGCACAGGGAGAGGACCAAAGGGAGGACGCGTTGTAGTACAATCTTTTAACCCTCAGCATTACAGTATTACCTATGCTGCTGCACACGATTATGATGGATTTGCAGAAAAAGAATTGGGATATAGAAAACCATTGAACTACCCTCCTTTTGGAAAATTAACCAGGATTGTATTCCGGAGTCCAAATGAGGAGAAAGTGAAGGAGAAAGCATCTCTGGTTGCCAATACATTAAAAGAGATGGTAAAAGCGAATGGCAATTGCCTGGAAATCCTCGGACCATCACCAACACCTCTAACGAAAATCAATAATATGTTCCGGTGGCATCTTTTACTAAAGGCACAGAACTACGATAGCATTCACCATACCCTTCAAGGCATTGCAGATATGCTAAAATCTTCAAAAGGTGTGCAAGCTATGGTTGATGTTGACCCCTATATGATGTTGTGA
- a CDS encoding adenylosuccinate synthase: MENLNTGSNTCLVGLQWGDEGKGKIVDILTESFDIIVRYQGGSNAGHTVVVNSEKFILHLIPSGILRKNKYCVIGSGVVLDPRQLLEEIAELREKNIEINDNLRISEIAHVVFPYHKKLDELSESEKGDEKIGTTRRGIGPCYTDKMGRNGIRVSDLFHPEHFKQRLKKVVEDKNKIFIRLFDADPLSWKDIYDEYCEYAEQMRPFVCNTVTFMDDAIKAKKKILFEGAQGSMLDVDFGTYPFITSSSVIAGGASTGVGVCPKQIHKILGIMKSYTTRVGSGPFPSELNDTLGEHLREKGGEYGATTGRPRRCGWFDAVAVKHAVMINGVDSAVLTKLDVLDEQKTIKICVGYRFGDKVYDLFPADLVARPECQPVYKEVPGWEKDTSRMRNIHDIPLQAKNYIHTLEKILGIRIEMLSVGPDRGQVVSLL; this comes from the coding sequence ATGGAAAATTTAAATACAGGTTCCAATACTTGCCTCGTTGGATTGCAATGGGGTGACGAGGGCAAGGGTAAAATCGTTGATATACTTACAGAATCATTCGATATAATCGTAAGATACCAGGGAGGCAGCAATGCAGGCCATACCGTTGTTGTAAATAGTGAAAAATTCATATTACATCTCATTCCTTCCGGAATCCTCAGAAAAAACAAATATTGTGTCATTGGTAGTGGCGTAGTCCTGGATCCCCGCCAACTATTAGAAGAAATTGCGGAGTTAAGAGAAAAAAATATTGAGATAAATGATAATCTCCGTATTAGTGAAATAGCACATGTAGTATTTCCTTATCATAAGAAACTGGATGAACTTTCTGAAAGTGAAAAAGGAGATGAAAAGATTGGTACTACCCGCAGGGGAATTGGACCATGCTATACCGATAAAATGGGCCGTAATGGTATACGGGTATCAGATCTTTTCCACCCTGAGCACTTTAAACAGAGACTTAAAAAAGTAGTAGAGGATAAAAATAAGATATTTATTCGCTTGTTTGACGCCGACCCGCTATCATGGAAAGATATTTATGATGAATATTGTGAGTATGCAGAGCAGATGAGACCTTTTGTATGTAATACGGTAACATTTATGGACGATGCCATAAAGGCTAAGAAAAAGATATTATTTGAAGGTGCTCAGGGTTCAATGCTTGATGTAGATTTTGGTACCTATCCCTTTATTACATCATCATCTGTTATTGCAGGAGGTGCATCAACCGGTGTGGGTGTTTGTCCGAAGCAGATTCATAAAATCCTCGGTATAATGAAATCGTATACAACAAGGGTTGGAAGTGGTCCCTTCCCTTCCGAATTAAACGATACATTGGGAGAACACTTAAGGGAAAAAGGCGGCGAGTATGGCGCTACTACAGGCAGACCCCGGCGTTGCGGCTGGTTCGATGCTGTTGCCGTAAAACATGCGGTAATGATAAATGGTGTGGATAGTGCTGTCCTGACAAAGCTGGATGTCTTAGATGAACAAAAGACTATTAAGATATGCGTTGGCTACCGGTTTGGTGATAAGGTATATGATCTGTTTCCAGCAGATCTGGTAGCGCGTCCGGAGTGCCAGCCGGTGTATAAAGAAGTGCCGGGCTGGGAAAAGGATACATCCCGAATGCGTAATATACATGATATTCCGCTTCAGGCAAAAAATTATATACATACCCTTGAAAAGATCTTAGGTATCAGGATTGAAATGCTTTCTGTTGGTCCGGATCGTGGTCAGGTTGTGAGTCTTCTATGA
- a CDS encoding undecaprenyl diphosphate synthase gives MIENGCLPSHIAIIMDGNGRWARQQGFARFRGHKQGAESVREITRECSKKQIKQLTLYAFSQENWRRPQREINLLMGLLKNYLVNERKEIKENNIRLTAIGRIYGLPEDVQRELTISIEESKNNTGMVLCLALNYGGRSEIVDAAKNIAESVKLGKITTEEITEEIFKKYLYTCDMADPDLLIRTGGEMRVSNFLLWEISYTELWVTPVCWPDFKKVHLEEAIYDYAHRERRFGGLRA, from the coding sequence ATGATTGAAAATGGATGTTTACCCTCGCATATTGCAATCATTATGGATGGGAACGGACGATGGGCAAGACAGCAGGGATTTGCCAGATTTCGGGGGCATAAACAAGGGGCTGAGTCTGTCCGTGAAATAACACGTGAGTGTTCAAAAAAACAGATAAAGCAGCTTACGCTGTATGCATTTTCTCAGGAAAACTGGAGAAGGCCGCAACGGGAGATTAATCTGTTAATGGGCCTTCTTAAGAATTATCTTGTTAACGAGCGAAAAGAGATTAAAGAGAATAATATACGCTTAACGGCTATTGGCCGGATATATGGATTACCGGAGGATGTACAAAGGGAACTTACCATTTCCATAGAAGAAAGCAAAAATAACACGGGGATGGTTCTTTGTCTTGCGCTTAATTATGGAGGACGTTCTGAGATTGTAGATGCGGCAAAAAATATTGCGGAAAGTGTTAAATTGGGAAAGATAACTACAGAAGAGATCACGGAGGAAATCTTCAAAAAATACTTATATACTTGCGATATGGCCGATCCGGATTTACTGATAAGAACAGGCGGTGAGATGCGAGTAAGCAACTTCCTGTTGTGGGAGATTTCATACACAGAACTTTGGGTTACACCGGTCTGCTGGCCTGATTTTAAGAAAGTACATCTTGAAGAGGCAATTTATGATTATGCGCATCGGGAACGCCGGTTTGGTGGATTGCGGGCGTGA
- a CDS encoding phosphatidate cytidylyltransferase, translating to MFGMFFGILCFDVIFHTDIGFGCLAILAGAISLYEFYTIAGKSGFSPFRISGIGIGGWLFAVYWLSLRKNTGIDPCFFRQEVLIILIFWLFLLQAITHGTKDAIKNISVTIFGIFYIFFLLSFAIAIRHLHQGICIVIMVLLISKFGDAGGYLLGRKYGKHKLVKSISPNKTIEGACFSLLCSVLIAVIFNLIPQIKVIDLPWSILFGIVIGCSAILGDLAESLIKRDVNAKDASNLVPAFGGILDIIDCLLVSMPVAYYFFVFFKFVSYEPKG from the coding sequence ATGTTTGGAATGTTCTTTGGCATTCTGTGCTTCGATGTAATATTTCATACTGATATAGGATTTGGTTGTCTGGCTATCCTGGCGGGAGCTATTAGTTTATATGAGTTTTACACTATTGCGGGTAAAAGCGGTTTCTCTCCATTCCGGATATCTGGTATTGGCATTGGCGGATGGCTATTTGCAGTATACTGGTTATCCCTGCGCAAAAATACTGGAATTGATCCCTGTTTTTTCAGGCAAGAAGTCCTTATTATACTTATCTTTTGGCTATTTTTACTCCAGGCTATTACTCATGGTACAAAAGATGCTATTAAAAATATTTCAGTAACGATATTTGGTATTTTCTATATATTTTTCCTTTTAAGTTTTGCCATTGCTATACGTCATCTTCACCAGGGTATTTGCATAGTAATTATGGTTTTGTTAATATCTAAATTTGGTGACGCAGGAGGTTATCTTTTAGGCCGAAAGTATGGCAAGCATAAGCTCGTGAAGTCTATCAGTCCAAATAAGACGATCGAAGGCGCCTGTTTCTCCCTTTTATGTAGTGTTCTTATTGCAGTAATTTTTAATCTCATTCCTCAAATTAAGGTAATTGATCTGCCGTGGTCAATCCTGTTTGGAATCGTAATAGGTTGTTCAGCCATATTGGGTGATCTGGCAGAATCCCTTATTAAAAGGGATGTTAATGCGAAAGATGCAAGTAACCTGGTACCTGCCTTTGGTGGTATACTGGATATTATTGACTGTTTACTGGTTAGTATGCCAGTTGCATATTATTTCTTCGTGTTTTTTAAGTTTGTTTCGTATGAACCAAAAGGTTAA
- a CDS encoding phosphate starvation-induced protein yields MQLVARRGLLKLEGEKEQVDTSREVLNKLLEIVRSTGRLDLEDVEQAIVDAKSDAGEETTQVIDVFLKGIFIKPKTEGQAKYIEAIKKNDLVFCIGPAGTGKTYLAVAMALSFLKSGRIRRIVLARPAVEAGEKLGYLPGDIKAKVNPYLRPLYDAIADMMDVGHVKKYLESDIIEILPLAYMRGRTLNDSFIILDEAQNCTVKQMKTFLTRLGMRSRVVVTGDITQVDLPAGEMSGLIDVQERLMNIQNISFVYLTKSDIVRHKLVQDIVDAYEM; encoded by the coding sequence GTGCAATTAGTAGCCCGCCGTGGATTACTGAAACTGGAGGGAGAAAAAGAACAGGTCGATACAAGTAGAGAGGTATTAAATAAATTGCTGGAAATTGTTCGTTCTACGGGAAGATTAGATTTAGAAGATGTGGAACAAGCCATCGTAGATGCAAAGAGTGATGCAGGTGAAGAAACTACCCAGGTTATCGATGTCTTCCTGAAAGGTATTTTTATAAAACCAAAGACGGAAGGTCAGGCGAAATACATAGAAGCCATTAAAAAAAATGATTTGGTTTTTTGTATTGGCCCTGCCGGGACAGGAAAGACATATTTAGCAGTAGCTATGGCCCTTTCTTTTCTAAAAAGCGGACGTATAAGAAGGATCGTACTTGCCAGACCAGCAGTTGAAGCGGGTGAAAAACTTGGATATTTACCTGGCGATATCAAGGCTAAGGTAAATCCGTATTTACGGCCACTCTACGATGCAATAGCAGATATGATGGATGTCGGACACGTTAAAAAATATCTGGAAAGTGATATCATAGAGATTCTGCCGCTTGCTTATATGCGGGGGAGAACACTGAATGACTCTTTTATTATTCTTGATGAAGCACAAAACTGCACCGTGAAGCAAATGAAGACTTTTCTAACGAGACTCGGTATGAGATCAAGGGTTGTTGTAACAGGGGATATTACCCAGGTTGACTTGCCTGCAGGAGAGATGTCTGGCTTAATTGATGTGCAAGAGAGGCTCATGAATATCCAGAATATCTCTTTTGTGTATTTAACCAAATCTGATATTGTCCGTCACAAACTGGTTCAAGACATTGTTGACGCATATGAGATGTAA
- a CDS encoding DNA repair protein, protein MSVLKTEAIALGRTDYSNSSQIITFYTRDYGKIRALAKGFKRSSGKYSSKAIDLLTYYQILFIRKEHTSLHLLTDAILRDNYPLFRSNLDKYYKASYIAELLNEFTEESDPSEQLFDICLNTLIGISVDEDTTIRLLAFELKMLRILGYLPELGYCVNCKNSIEQISEVHFDAKEGGVLCRKCQGRSKNGIVIPTGAVLIAGRLVNFTLQRLERIRIQSSICIEIEKMLRYYITFVLNKELNSWKYMSLY, encoded by the coding sequence ATGTCTGTCTTAAAAACAGAGGCAATTGCACTGGGAAGGACAGATTACAGTAATTCCAGTCAAATAATTACTTTCTATACGCGTGACTACGGAAAGATCCGTGCCCTTGCTAAGGGATTCAAGCGTTCATCGGGAAAGTACAGCTCGAAGGCAATTGATCTTTTAACGTACTATCAAATCCTCTTTATCAGGAAAGAGCATACATCGCTTCATCTCCTTACAGACGCTATTTTACGCGATAATTATCCGTTGTTTCGGAGTAATCTGGATAAATACTATAAGGCTTCGTATATAGCGGAGCTTTTAAATGAATTTACTGAGGAAAGCGATCCCAGTGAACAACTTTTTGATATTTGCTTAAATACATTAATTGGCATATCCGTTGATGAAGATACTACCATACGATTGTTAGCCTTCGAATTGAAAATGTTGAGGATTTTAGGCTATCTGCCAGAATTGGGATATTGTGTAAATTGTAAAAATAGCATTGAGCAAATATCTGAAGTGCATTTTGATGCAAAAGAAGGAGGAGTCTTATGCAGGAAATGCCAGGGAAGATCTAAGAATGGGATTGTTATTCCTACCGGCGCTGTTCTCATTGCCGGCCGGTTAGTGAACTTCACCCTGCAAAGGCTGGAGCGTATCAGAATACAATCATCTATTTGTATTGAAATAGAAAAGATGCTGAGATATTATATCACTTTTGTACTGAATAAGGAGTTAAATTCCTGGAAATACATGAGTCTTTATTAA